A stretch of Lactuca sativa cultivar Salinas chromosome 6, Lsat_Salinas_v11, whole genome shotgun sequence DNA encodes these proteins:
- the LOC111905327 gene encoding GATA transcription factor 9 has protein sequence MDICQNIPVSGGLPTNYPPEQHLICSLDDLLSGHSMEEDDVNMEWLSIFVEDCLSSSGSCMPPAAKPQSTTSTAEGTNTSAEPQPKVNETYSISTHKILVPCKARSKRKRSQTCWSQQYLNSLQPPCWLAESELMIFPKKCTSPNSRGSGQEEGSSGQGQGRKCTHCLSQRTPQWRAGPLGPKTLCNACGVRYKSGRLLPEYRPAKSPTFVSDKHSNSHRKVLEMRMSFLPSPSTNSSSSS, from the exons ATGGATATCTGCCAGAATATCCCCGTTTCCGGTGGACTTCCGACCAACTATCCGCCTGAGCAACACCTTATTTGCAGCCTTGACGATCTTCTTTCCGGTCATTCCATG GAAGAAGATGATGTTAACATGGAATGGCTGTCAATTTTTGTGGAGGATTGTTTATCTAGCAGTGGGAGTTGTATGCCACCAGCAGCAAAACCCCAAAGTACAACTTCCACTGCAGAAGGTACAAACACATCAGCAGAACCTCAACCTAAGGTGAACGAAACTTATTCCATTTCCACGCATAAAATACTTGTACCTTGCAAGGCAAGAAGCAAGAGGAAGAGAAGCCAAACATGCTGGTCTCAGCAGTACCTTAACTCCCTTCAACCGCCTTGTTGGTTAGCTGAGAGTGAGCTGATGATTTTCCCTAAGAAATGTACAAGTCCTAACAGCAGAGGTTCCGGGCAGGAGGAAGGGAGCAGCGGGCAGGGGCAAGGAAGGAAATGCACACATTGTCTCTCACAAAGAACCCCGCAATGGAGGGCAGGACCACTTGGACCAAAAACACTGTGTAATGCATGTGGGGTGAGGTACAAGTCGGGCAGGCTGCTGCCCGAATATAGGCCAGCCAAGAGTCCTACTTTTGTGAGCGATAAACATTCTAATTCTCATAGGAAAGTGTTGGAGATGAGAATGTCTTTTTTGCCCTCCCCCTCTAccaattcatcttcttcttcctag